The Deltaproteobacteria bacterium region TTTCGATCCTCGTGAATGGTGCCCCCGGATGGCCATCCGGCCCGACCGCCCGGAAGGTGAAAAGGCCAGGGAATCCGGGGCAGTCGAAGGCCGCGAATCCTACTACAGGGCCCAGCGGATTGGCCACCGGCGGGCGAGCACTCCGGCGAGCACGTAGGCGCCCGCGCCGCAGGCGAAGACCACCGCCAGACCGGCGCCGGTGGCCACCACCACGGAGAGGCTCGCGCCGACCACCGAGGCGAAGCCATTGATCGCCCAGGCCCGCCCCCGCTCCCCGGCGCTCGCGCCCGAGAGGCGGGTGAGGCCGAAGGGGAAGGGGAGCCCGAGGGCCAGGCCGGCCGGGGCCAGCGCAAGCAGCGCCCCCAGGGTGCGCAGGGGCAGGCTGGCGCCCAGCAGCAGGCCCTCCAGGCCGCCCAGCAGGACCCCGGTGAGGCCCACCCCGAGGGCGACCCCCAGCAGGAGACGCAGGGGGGAGAGGCGGGCGGCCACCCGGGAGAGGGCGTGGGAGCCGAGCCCCGAGAAGAGGAGCAGCCCCGCCACCGAGACCGCGAAGGTGAGGCCCGGCTTGCCCAGGAGCAGCCCCAGGCGGTGGACCAGGCCCAGCTCGACCGCGGCGAAGCCCAGGCCCAGGAGGGCGAAGTAGGCCTGGACGACCCAGGCCCCGGCTGGCCGGTCGGCCTCCTCCTGGCGGCGGCGCCGGCCCAGGAGGGCCGTGACCCCGAAGGCCACCAGCAGGGTCTGGAGCAGCAGCAGCGCCAGGGAGAGCTCGGCCACGGGCCGGTCCTCCAGGGCGAGGCGCGAGCGCTCCCCCTCGTCGAAGAGAGCCGTGAAGTCCGAGAGCCGCAGGCTCGACCAGGAGCGGCGGCGGTTGAAGAAGGGCCGGTCGTCGGTGGCGGGCTCCAGGAGCGCCGGATCCCGGCCCGGGGCGGGGCGGCGCTCCAGGGCGGCGCGCAGGGCCTCGGCCGTCGGCCCTCCGTGGCCCGGATAGCGGTGGGGCGCGTAGAGGAAGGCCATCCCCACCTGCCGGGCGGCCTCGTCCAGGGCCTCCAGCTGGTCCCGGCGAAAGGGGGTGGGGCTCGCCAGCACCCCGGCGGTGAAGGCGCCGCCGGGGTCGTCGGTCCCCGGCGCCGGCGCCGGCCCGAGGCGCAGGACCGCGAGGTGGCGGAAGGGATCCTTCCCGGCGTCCTTCAGGACCCGGGAGAGGGTGGCCACCAGCTTGGGCATTTGGGCCTCGGGGCGGGTGACGTAGAGCAGCCCGTCCTCCTCCAGGTGCTCCAGGTACTCGCCGATCGCCTCCAGGGTGAGGGTGTGGCTCTCGGCCAGGGCCAGGGCGCCGCTCTGGGCGGCGGCGTTGGAGATGGTGTGGATGGAGAGGATCTGATCCCAGCGCTCGTCGCTGCGGTGGACGAAGCTGCGCGCCTCGCCGTCGACCCAGCGCACCCGCGGATCGTCGATCAGCCCGCGGGTCCAGCCGTGGAGGGGGCCCCGGAGCCACCCCGAGAGGGTCGCGGCCAGCTCGACCCCGGTGACCTCCTCGGCGCCGTGGGTCAGCGCCGAGGCCACCTCCCAGCCCGCGCCCGAGCCCAGCACCAGCACCTTTCGGGGCGGGCGGGCGAAGAAGGAGAGGGCGGTGGCGTCCCGCAGCGGCGGCAGCTCCTCGAGGGGCCGCGTGAGGTGGGGGACCCGCACCACCGCCGCGCCGGCGTCCAGGAGGATCGTCCGGTGTCGCTCACCGCGCACCAGGTCGAGGCGGGCCGCCTCGTCCCAGGCGCTGGCCTCCACCCGCTCGGGGTCGGCGAGGATGGCCCCGACCGGCTCCTCTCCGAGGCGCTTGTCGGCGGCCACCCGCAGGCCGGTGAGGGGCTCGGCGACCGCGCCGAGGAGGAGGAGCCCGGCGGCGGCGAGGAGGGCGGGCAGCGCCCGGCGCCGGGGGGTCTGCATCAGCGCCCCGGCGGCCAGCGCCGCGGCGGCCCCGGCGCCGATCACCGCGTGGGGACCCATCAGGCCGACCCCGAAGAGGGCGAGGACCGCGCCGGCGCCGGCGCCCAGCAGGTCGAGCGCGTAGAGGCGGCCTGCCTCCCGGGCGTGGTCGATGAGGATCCGGCCGACCGCCAGGCCCGAGAAGAAGAAGGGGGCGATCAGGCCGAGCTGGATCGCCAGCGCCCAGAGCAGCTGGGAGGGCTCGGCGGCGATGCGCAGGGGCTCGAAGGGCAGGAGGCGCAGCAGCGCCACGGCGAGGAGGGTGGTGGCGGCCTGACCGGCGCCCACCCGCAGGAGGAAGGCCGCGAGGGGCCGCTCGCGGGCCGCCGGGCGCAGGGCCAGCCAGGCGCCCGAGAGGCCGTAGCCCAGCAGGGCGGTGGAGACGATCAGGAAGGCGAAGTGGTACCAGAGGGTCACGGCCAGCAGGCGCCCGAGGGCCACCTGCAGGGAGAGCGCCGCCGCGGAGAAGAGGGCGATCGCGAGGCGCTCGCTGGCGGCCTCCCTCACCGACCCTCCCGCAGGAGGGGCAGCCAGTCGGGCCGCTCGCGCAGGGCGGCCAGGTCCTCGTCCTCCTCGGCCACCGCCCGCAGCCGGTCGGGAGAGAGCTCGAAGGCCCGGGCGAGCAGGCGCATCGCCTCGTCGTGCGCGCCGAGGAGGGCCTCGGCGCAGGCCAGATCGTAGGCGGCCTCGGCGAAGTCGGGGTCGAGCTCCCCGGCGTGCCGGAAGTGCTCCCGCGACTCCTGGTAGCGGCCCGCGGCGTGGTGCTCCAGCCCCCGATCCAGGGCCAGGGCGGCCCGGCCCCGCCGAAGATCGAGGATCTCCACCCCCTCCACCACCGCGCCGGCCGCCTGCGAGCGCCAGCTCAGGGCCGCCAGGGCCGGGCTGCGCCCGGGCCCCACCTCGAGGGAGACGAGCTCGAGCCCCGGCACCTCGACCAGGCTGGCCAGGACCGTGGCGTGCGCCTCGCCCTGGCGGGCGAAGGTGAAGCGGAGGTGCTCGCCGACCCTCTCCTGGCGCAGCTCGTGGCGGCCGATCTCGAGGGGGAAGGTGGGCGCGGGGGCGGGCTGCCGGGCCGGCGGAGCGCCGGCGGGCTCCGGGGTCGTGGCGGTCTGGAGGATCCCACGCCGATCG contains the following coding sequences:
- a CDS encoding tetratricopeptide repeat protein, which codes for MASLIDRDSSADGGSLPAPGGPGGLGLLLALLSTGCVALAQPPGTAPRPGFPVADPGDLPPRHHLRLQALEEERVILREWIRADGRGWQLRELVLDRRGILQTATTPEPAGAPPARQPAPAPTFPLEIGRHELRQERVGEHLRFTFARQGEAHATVLASLVEVPGLELVSLEVGPGRSPALAALSWRSQAAGAVVEGVEILDLRRGRAALALDRGLEHHAAGRYQESREHFRHAGELDPDFAEAAYDLACAEALLGAHDEAMRLLARAFELSPDRLRAVAEEDEDLAALRERPDWLPLLREGR